GAAGGTGTGCCGCACTACGGACTTGTCAGCCGTGGGGGCGGGATTATGGTGAGTCGCGTCATGAAGGGTTGGATTGTTTTTCATACATCAATGCGGGTGCCCGTTTGCACTCGCCTCGTCAACCCTTCATGGCATCTAACCGGGACGGCGCCCGGGTTTTAATTCTGCCACGCTGGCCAAAACCAGCCACTGGTTTTGCCGGTCAGGAGCAACTGGCGGCCAGATTTCCCGTGGAGCAGTGCGAAGCGCGTCGGGGAGGTGTTGCATGAAGCGATGGATGTGGGGAAGGACTTGATTTCAGACAGGTTTTGCCCGGATCAGACCGGGTTTTGTTCCCGAAAACGTGAAGGCCGCACCCGAAGGTGCGGCCCCCAAAATGAATTGTTGATGCGTCGAGTGTCAGGCCATTTCTTCCTGGCCCCAATCACTTAAATGCAGGAATTCCTTCACCTTGCGTCGTTCGTAACGGTTTTTTTGCGCCTTCCGGGGCTGGCTTTCCGTCTTCCGAAACGGGTGCTTGGTGCTTTTGATCGCCTCGTTCATGAATTGAAACGTTTTTATCATGGCGTGTATTCCTTTCTCGGTTGTTTGTGTTAGCGGGAAGAATGCCAACCCACCCGTCGGGCCGGCCCTGGTTTCGGCGAGATGTCCGAAAACTTCTTCACGCGTTCCAACCTTACGACAGGTCGGCAAAACGCGCATTCAAAAGTTTATTGGAATTTGGCGGCGGAAATTTTGCCGCGTCGGTCACCGGTTTACGTGCATAAACGTCCCCGAAGTCCACTCCTTTTCCGTGCGTTGGCGGACCAATCGCAGGCCCGCCGCGGCAAACGCATTGCGGACCTGATCGAATTCCGTGTGTAAAATGCCCGCCAGGACGAGGGTTCCGTGCGGCGCCACGCGGGCGATGATTTTATCCCTTTCGCCCATCAGCAGCGTGGACAACAGGTTGGCGCACACGAGCGCATAACGGCGGGTGGTGCGTGGTGGCAATTGGCTCAAGTCCGCGCGCGTAATCCGGACCAGGTCAAATACGCGGTTACGGCGGGCGTTTTCCCGGGCAACGCGAACGGCCTCCGGATCAAAGTCGAAGGCGACAACCGGTCCGGCACCCAGTTTGGCAGCGGCGATGGCCAGGATTCCGGAACCGGTGCCCATGTCCAGCATCGCGCCCGCCGGTCCGCGACAAAAGCGCACGACTTCGCGCAGGCAATAACCAGTTGTGGCGTGGTGACCGGTGCCGAAGCTGAGCCCGGGGTCCAGCACGATCACCTTTTGTCCGGGGTGCGGGCGGCGTTGGCTCCAACTGGGTTTCAGCAGCAGCGCCCGGCCGATGGACAGCGGTTTGAAATGGCGTTTCCACGCTTCAGCCCAGTTTTCCCGTTTGAGTGCGCGCAGTTGCAGCGTGCCGGGACCAATATGCAGCCCCGCGCGGCGGGCGGCTTGCAGCCGGGAACGAATCGCGCGGGCCGCGGTGGCAAAACGCGGGGGGCGTTGTTCGAGATAGACCGAAACCTGGGCCACGTGGGTTTCGGAATCCGTGTAACACGAGGCGACGGCTCCAAATTCGGCGGACAGCGCCTCCTGGGCGGCTTCTTCCGCTTCCGCCGTGGTCGTCAGGCAGACCTGCCATATTTTTTTCATGCGGGAAGGTCGCGCCAGGGGGTGAAGTTCAATAATTGGACTTCCGTTTTCCGGTGCGGCTGGAGTTCAACTTCCGTGAGGCTGGCGTAATCCACGTCAAAGTGCGCGAAGGCGGGCAGCGGCAGGCCCAGCAGGATGGAAAGCAGCGTGCGCACGATGCCGCCATGACAGAAGACGGCCACCGTTTGGCCGGGATGCCGCGCGATGATGGGGTTGATGCTCGCCTCGACGCGTGCGCGATACGCGGTGCTGGGTTCGGCATTGGGAATTCGGTCCTGTGTCAACAACTCCAGCCAGTCGTAGGCGCTCAAACCAAATTTCTCCTGGATGCTTTCCCAGCCATGTCCGGTCCAGTCGCCGAAATCAACCTCCCGCAGGTCGGGCACGATCACCGGCGTGGGTGCGCCGTTTGTGGCGTAAGGCGCCAAGGTTTGTCGCACGCGCTTCATCGGGCTCGCATACACGGCCTGAATCGGTTTTCGTTTCAGATAGGCCGCGAGCGCCCGGGCCTGCTCGTGACCGCGCGCGGACAGGTTCATGTCGATGCGCCCGCCGAAAATCCGGTGATAGCGTTCCTCGACCTCGGCGTGGCGGAGCAACAGCAGACGCGTGACGTGCATGGCGGAGGCGGGGAAAATTACTCGCCGAGGGCCACGCGCTGGAGCGCCAGCAAGTCGCGGATGCCCTGTTTGCCGAGCATCAGCAGTTGTGCCAGTTGAGCCTCGGTGAAGGTGGCTTCCTCGCCGCTGCCCTGAAGCTCGATGAATTCGCCGGCGGAATTCATGACCAGATTGAAATCCACGGCGGCGGCCGCGTCCTCGGTGTAACAGAGATCGAGCAGGGCTGCGCTGTCGCAAATCCCCACGCTCACGGCGGCGACGCCATGCAGGATTGGGTTCTCCGCGAGCTTGCCGGCCGCCAGCAACTGGCGCACGGCCAGGGACAGCGCCACGTGGGCGCCCGTGATGGAGGCCGTGCGCGTGCCGCCGTCGGCCTGCAACACATCGCAATCCACCCAGATGGTGCGCGAGCCGAGCTTTTCAAGGTCCACGGCGGCGCGCATGGCCCGGCCGATGAGGCGTTGGATTTCCTGCGTCCGCCCGTCGATTTTGCCCCGCGAAATGTCCCGGGCTTTCCGCTCCAGCGTGGAGTAGGGGAGCATCGAGTATTCGGCCGTCAACCAGCCGCCCGTGACGCCCTGTTCCTTCATCCAGCGCGGCACGGATTCGTCAATTGTAACGGCGCAAATCACGCGGGTATTGCCCCATTCAATCAAGGTGGAGCCCGATGCGTGGGGGGCGATGCCGTTCTGAAAGCGAATGGGCCGGAGCTGGTTGTAGTGCCGGCCATCGGCGCGGCCGGAAGTTTGTGGGTCAGCCATAAACATCGCGATGCTAGGGCAGCCGGGCGGGCGCAGCAACGCGTAACCACGCCGCGCGCCCGAGTGGGTCAGGAGCCGATGGAATCCAGCTGGTCGAAGGCGCTGGCGAGGCTGTTCAACGCATTCTCCGTGCGGATGGCGTTGGGTTTGGTGCCGAGCGCCTGCCGCAAATAGCTGACCGCATCATTGATGTTGCGGACCGAGCGCGGCAGCGTGGTGGCGCTGGCGTTGGCATGCCCGCCGCCCTGCACCTTCTCGGCGGCTTTGATGGCCTCACCATTCCGGCTGCGGAAGCTCGCGATGACCAGGCCGGTGGATTTGCGGAACGCGGTGACGAGCACCGGATACTTGGTGGCCTGCTTTTCGAGCAATTGATGCACGATCAAATTGGTGTTGCCCACGGTTGTTTCCACAAAGCCGATCTGGGGAGTGATTTCCCGGATGTTGTTGCGGCTCCAATCGTAGCCAATCGGGTCTTCGATGCGCCGTTTGACGGCCATGACTTCGAGCAACGGATGGTCCAGCAGGCGTTCAATCCGGCCTTCCAACAACGCGTGGAGATTCCAAAAGCCATAAATCTTCACGAGGCTCGCGTAGTCGCC
This DNA window, taken from Verrucomicrobiia bacterium, encodes the following:
- the rph gene encoding ribonuclease PH is translated as MADPQTSGRADGRHYNQLRPIRFQNGIAPHASGSTLIEWGNTRVICAVTIDESVPRWMKEQGVTGGWLTAEYSMLPYSTLERKARDISRGKIDGRTQEIQRLIGRAMRAAVDLEKLGSRTIWVDCDVLQADGGTRTASITGAHVALSLAVRQLLAAGKLAENPILHGVAAVSVGICDSAALLDLCYTEDAAAAVDFNLVMNSAGEFIELQGSGEEATFTEAQLAQLLMLGKQGIRDLLALQRVALGE
- a CDS encoding histidine phosphatase family protein, which translates into the protein MHVTRLLLLRHAEVEERYHRIFGGRIDMNLSARGHEQARALAAYLKRKPIQAVYASPMKRVRQTLAPYATNGAPTPVIVPDLREVDFGDWTGHGWESIQEKFGLSAYDWLELLTQDRIPNAEPSTAYRARVEASINPIIARHPGQTVAVFCHGGIVRTLLSILLGLPLPAFAHFDVDYASLTEVELQPHRKTEVQLLNFTPWRDLPA
- a CDS encoding DHH family phosphoesterase, which codes for MNLLPRPDVILTHESDLDGLVAGVLLQRLARHLFEREVRLEAWNYQGWRNRPMTETSAWVTDLVFEPRLDRANWLIVDHHATETKPTQAQFVFDLNKSASLLCYELCQAHGLGTPELERLVHLSNVADLFLEDDPDFVLAGDYASLVKIYGFWNLHALLEGRIERLLDHPLLEVMAVKRRIEDPIGYDWSRNNIREITPQIGFVETTVGNTNLIVHQLLEKQATKYPVLVTAFRKSTGLVIASFRSRNGEAIKAAEKVQGGGHANASATTLPRSVRNINDAVSYLRQALGTKPNAIRTENALNSLASAFDQLDSIGS
- a CDS encoding 50S ribosomal protein L11 methyltransferase yields the protein MKKIWQVCLTTTAEAEEAAQEALSAEFGAVASCYTDSETHVAQVSVYLEQRPPRFATAARAIRSRLQAARRAGLHIGPGTLQLRALKRENWAEAWKRHFKPLSIGRALLLKPSWSQRRPHPGQKVIVLDPGLSFGTGHHATTGYCLREVVRFCRGPAGAMLDMGTGSGILAIAAAKLGAGPVVAFDFDPEAVRVARENARRNRVFDLVRITRADLSQLPPRTTRRYALVCANLLSTLLMGERDKIIARVAPHGTLVLAGILHTEFDQVRNAFAAAGLRLVRQRTEKEWTSGTFMHVNR